A stretch of Clostridium formicaceticum DNA encodes these proteins:
- the hslU gene encoding ATP-dependent protease ATPase subunit HslU, with the protein MKEFTPRQVVEELDKYIIGQQEAKKAVAIALRNRVRRSKVSCEFQEEIKPKNILMIGPTGVGKTEIARRLAKLTEAPFVKVEATKFTEVGYVGRDVESMIRDLVEASIRIIKEKYIKKNYEKAKRLAQHRLLDLLDPAPRKEASFKNPFEMLFKTNNPMEEPVGKGEYEADLKLKKQQIEKQLKEGLLENVLVEVEMEDRSPSTFEIFAGGNEEMNINLQDMLGGIIPKKTKRKKVTVTEARKILIEEEAQKLVDMDEVITTAVNNAEQQGIIFIDEIDKIAGSHGGSGPDVSREGVQRDILPIIEGSTVMTKYGPVRTDHILFIAAGAFHIAKVSDLIPELQGRFPIRVGLNNLTIEDFKKILTQPQNALLTQYKLLLETEGIKIHFLEEAIDEIAMIAYISNEQGDNIGARRLHTITEKMLEDISFEAPELLEKEITIDKQYVKKKLDNTVKTFSEDKYII; encoded by the coding sequence ATGAAGGAATTTACACCACGACAAGTTGTAGAGGAATTAGATAAATACATTATAGGGCAGCAGGAGGCTAAGAAGGCAGTAGCGATTGCTTTACGCAATAGAGTAAGAAGAAGTAAGGTTTCCTGTGAATTTCAAGAAGAAATCAAGCCTAAAAATATTTTAATGATAGGTCCAACCGGGGTGGGAAAAACGGAGATCGCAAGGAGATTAGCTAAATTAACAGAAGCTCCCTTCGTTAAAGTAGAAGCTACTAAATTTACAGAAGTGGGTTATGTTGGCAGAGATGTAGAATCTATGATTAGAGATTTGGTGGAGGCCTCTATAAGGATTATAAAGGAAAAATATATAAAAAAGAATTATGAGAAGGCCAAAAGGTTAGCCCAGCATCGTTTGTTGGATTTATTAGACCCTGCACCACGTAAAGAAGCGTCTTTTAAAAATCCATTTGAGATGTTATTTAAAACCAATAATCCTATGGAAGAACCTGTAGGAAAAGGAGAATATGAAGCTGATTTAAAACTAAAGAAACAACAAATTGAAAAACAGTTAAAAGAAGGTTTGTTAGAGAATGTGTTGGTAGAAGTAGAAATGGAGGATCGTAGCCCCAGCACCTTTGAAATATTTGCTGGGGGAAACGAGGAAATGAACATTAACCTACAGGATATGTTAGGCGGTATTATTCCTAAAAAAACAAAAAGAAAAAAAGTTACCGTAACAGAAGCCAGAAAGATATTGATCGAAGAGGAAGCACAAAAATTAGTGGATATGGATGAAGTGATAACAACTGCTGTTAACAACGCAGAACAACAAGGAATCATTTTCATTGATGAGATAGATAAAATTGCTGGTAGCCATGGAGGATCTGGTCCTGATGTATCACGAGAAGGGGTTCAGAGAGATATTTTGCCTATTATTGAGGGGTCTACAGTGATGACAAAGTATGGTCCTGTAAGAACAGATCATATTCTTTTCATTGCAGCCGGAGCTTTTCATATAGCTAAAGTTTCTGATTTAATACCAGAATTGCAGGGAAGGTTTCCAATTAGAGTAGGCTTAAATAACTTAACAATAGAAGACTTCAAAAAAATATTAACGCAACCACAAAATGCTTTGCTAACCCAATACAAATTATTGTTAGAAACAGAAGGTATAAAAATCCATTTTTTAGAGGAAGCTATAGATGAGATTGCTATGATTGCTTATATAAGCAATGAGCAGGGGGATAATATTGGTGCTAGAAGGCTACATACAATCACAGAAAAGATGTTAGAGGATATCTCTTTTGAAGCACCAGAACTATTAGAGAAAGAAATAACCATAGATAAGCAGTATGTGAAGAAGAAACTCGATAATACAGTGAAAACTTTTAGTGAAGATAAATATATTATATAA
- a CDS encoding YifB family Mg chelatase-like AAA ATPase: MLAKVKTCCIHGLLAADIEVQVDLANGLPTMNIVGLPDAALKESKERVRAAIKNSELDFPLKRITVNLSPADTRKEGTYFDLPIALGILAASEQIRLTDFSEVVVLGELSLDGQINPVNGVLPMLLEMCTRGFTKVLLPLGNIEEAKLVEGIECIGVTSLKEVVAFINNEIQLETSIGTIFHRWDQQDFHQDFKDLKGQESLKRGLEIVAAGSHNLMMIGPPGSGKTMAAAALPSILPKLTFEEAMEITKIYSVAGLLTSQKGLITQRPFRAPHHTASMVALTGGGRVPKPGEVSLSHYGVLFLDELPEFTKSVLEVLRQPLENGSITLSRVNGTFTYPAKFMLVCAMNPCPCGYHGTDAPQHHCSCTPQQVRRYTAKVSGPLLDRMDIIVETSAVSYKDLTSNKKTETSKEIRERVEKARQRQLERYKKNRFTFNSELTPAAIKKYCQLDSPSQSLLSNAFDKMGLSARAYNRIIKITRTIADLEESDEIKVHHLAEALQYRKINNIMWR; this comes from the coding sequence ATGCTTGCAAAAGTTAAAACCTGTTGCATTCATGGTCTTTTGGCGGCGGATATTGAGGTACAAGTAGATTTAGCTAATGGCTTACCAACCATGAATATTGTAGGCCTCCCTGATGCTGCTTTGAAGGAATCGAAGGAACGGGTGAGGGCCGCTATTAAAAATAGTGAATTAGATTTTCCTTTAAAGAGGATTACTGTAAACTTATCTCCAGCAGATACGAGAAAAGAAGGCACTTATTTTGATTTGCCAATTGCTTTAGGAATATTAGCAGCTTCTGAGCAAATAAGGCTAACAGATTTTTCGGAAGTTGTCGTACTAGGAGAACTATCCTTAGATGGACAAATCAATCCTGTTAATGGTGTTTTACCTATGCTGTTGGAAATGTGTACTAGAGGTTTTACAAAAGTACTCCTGCCTTTAGGGAATATCGAAGAAGCAAAGCTGGTAGAAGGCATAGAATGTATCGGCGTAACTTCATTGAAAGAAGTGGTAGCTTTTATTAATAATGAAATTCAACTAGAAACCTCTATAGGAACTATTTTTCATCGTTGGGATCAGCAGGATTTTCATCAAGATTTTAAAGATTTAAAAGGGCAAGAAAGTTTAAAACGGGGCTTAGAGATTGTAGCAGCTGGAAGTCATAACCTCATGATGATAGGACCTCCAGGTTCAGGTAAAACCATGGCAGCAGCAGCTTTGCCCTCTATATTACCAAAGCTTACTTTTGAGGAGGCAATGGAAATAACAAAGATTTATAGTGTTGCTGGATTGTTGACATCACAGAAGGGATTAATAACACAACGTCCCTTTAGAGCACCTCACCATACAGCTTCAATGGTTGCTCTAACAGGCGGAGGTCGTGTTCCTAAGCCAGGGGAAGTATCCTTAAGCCATTATGGTGTACTTTTTTTAGATGAATTACCAGAGTTTACGAAAAGTGTGCTTGAAGTACTAAGGCAGCCATTAGAAAATGGGTCTATTACGCTATCTAGAGTTAATGGAACTTTTACCTATCCCGCGAAATTTATGTTGGTATGTGCTATGAATCCCTGTCCTTGTGGCTATCATGGAACAGATGCGCCACAGCATCACTGTAGCTGCACGCCTCAACAAGTACGACGATATACGGCAAAGGTATCAGGCCCTTTATTGGATAGGATGGATATTATCGTAGAAACAAGTGCAGTTTCTTACAAAGATTTAACCAGCAATAAAAAGACAGAAACTTCTAAGGAAATTAGAGAAAGAGTAGAAAAGGCTCGCCAAAGGCAGTTAGAGAGATATAAAAAAAATAGATTTACCTTCAATAGTGAGCTGACACCTGCTGCTATTAAAAAGTATTGTCAACTTGATAGTCCATCACAAAGTCTTCTAAGTAATGCTTTTGACAAAATGGGCTTAAGTGCTAGAGCCTATAATAGAATAATAAAAATCACTAGAACAATTGCAGACTTAGAAGAAAGTGATGAAATAAAAGTACATCATCTAGCAGAGGCGCTTCAATATAGAAAGATTAACAATATCATGTGGAGGTAA
- the dprA gene encoding DNA-processing protein DprA, translating into MINERNLLIWLNSLGSITYEMILGFIKHFGNLQELWYVEEENLYRVMHNHRIIAKKLFKTRHKQYLQMLIEEIDHSDFQVITILDEDYPEKLKCIYNPPYVIYIKGEKNFDKPLISIVGARKSTAYGRWAAKKFAAELADWCVGTVSGLALGIDAEGHKGALEKGGYTIGVLGCGIDQYYPKSNYYLYKQIEEKGCILSEYGPKMQPLKHHFPARNRIISGLSDGVVVIEAGEKSGTLITVEHALQQGKDVFALPGNINSSQSRGTNKLIKEGAKILLDVEDIIEELKYKYPLKNLKEKQQLKNTLSEEEMKVFRTIQEQPIHIDLIAYKSGINISQLNTILTILELKGFICQLPGKTFTANK; encoded by the coding sequence ATGATAAATGAAAGAAATCTGCTGATTTGGCTTAATTCTTTAGGGAGCATTACCTATGAGATGATATTAGGTTTTATAAAACATTTTGGTAACCTTCAAGAGTTGTGGTATGTAGAAGAAGAAAATTTATATCGGGTAATGCATAATCACCGTATAATAGCAAAAAAATTGTTCAAAACTAGACATAAACAATATTTACAAATGTTAATAGAGGAAATAGATCATAGTGATTTTCAAGTTATAACTATTTTAGATGAAGATTACCCCGAAAAATTAAAATGTATATACAATCCACCCTATGTAATATACATAAAAGGAGAGAAAAACTTTGATAAACCTCTTATTTCAATTGTAGGAGCTAGAAAGTCTACAGCTTATGGCAGATGGGCCGCTAAAAAATTTGCTGCAGAATTAGCAGATTGGTGCGTAGGTACTGTTAGTGGATTAGCTTTAGGGATTGATGCGGAAGGACACAAAGGGGCACTGGAAAAGGGCGGCTATACCATTGGCGTGTTAGGTTGCGGTATTGATCAATACTATCCGAAGTCCAATTATTATCTATACAAGCAAATAGAAGAAAAAGGGTGTATCTTATCTGAGTATGGCCCTAAGATGCAACCCCTAAAGCATCATTTTCCTGCAAGAAATCGTATTATTAGTGGTCTGTCTGATGGAGTAGTGGTTATTGAGGCTGGTGAAAAAAGCGGCACGTTAATTACAGTGGAACATGCCCTTCAGCAGGGCAAGGATGTATTTGCTTTGCCAGGCAATATTAACAGCAGTCAAAGCAGAGGAACAAATAAGTTAATAAAAGAGGGTGCTAAAATCTTATTAGATGTAGAGGATATTATAGAAGAACTTAAATACAAGTATCCTTTAAAGAATCTTAAGGAAAAGCAACAGTTAAAGAATACTTTAAGTGAGGAAGAAATGAAAGTGTTTCGTACGATTCAAGAGCAACCTATTCATATAGATTTGATCGCTTATAAGAGTGGTATAAACATTTCTCAGTTAAATACAATATTAACGATATTGGAATTAAAGGGATTTATATGTCAGTTGCCAGGAAAAACATTTACAGCAAATAAATAA
- a CDS encoding YraN family protein, which yields MKKKTGHYGEQLSRKYFINKGYLILNSNYRTRLGEIDIIAQKDDTIIFVEVKTRKTMTFGLAREAVNYKKQVTLIKLAEQYIQYKKLKNMNFRFDVMEVQWNENKNQYEINHIENAF from the coding sequence ATGAAGAAAAAAACAGGCCACTATGGAGAACAATTAAGCAGAAAGTATTTTATCAATAAAGGCTATCTCATACTAAATAGCAATTATAGGACAAGATTAGGTGAAATAGATATTATTGCACAAAAAGATGATACGATTATATTTGTGGAAGTAAAAACCAGGAAAACAATGACTTTTGGATTAGCTAGAGAGGCCGTTAACTATAAAAAACAAGTGACGCTAATAAAGTTGGCAGAACAATACATACAATACAAGAAATTAAAAAACATGAATTTTCGTTTTGATGTGATGGAGGTTCAATGGAACGAGAATAAAAATCAATACGAAATAAATCATATCGAAAATGCTTTTTGA
- the codY gene encoding GTP-sensing pleiotropic transcriptional regulator CodY, whose translation MKSNLLEKTRRINKILQKSGENAVSFNELCRILSEILDANVYVASSKGKVLGVSLTDASDCPIIVDEKTGTKRFPEEYNEQLLQITETQSNITQDELLKVFIYDVESYNKLVTIVPINGSGKRLGTMVLARHEDQFQDEDLVMVEYSATVVGLEILRAKTEEIEEEARKKAVVQMAIDTLSYSELEAVEHIFNELDGNEGLLVASKIADRVGITRSVIVNALRKFESAGVIESRSLGMKGTHIRILNDRLLEELRKIKR comes from the coding sequence ATGAAAAGCAACTTACTAGAAAAAACTAGGAGAATTAATAAAATATTACAAAAATCTGGGGAGAATGCAGTGTCTTTTAATGAACTTTGCAGAATATTGAGTGAGATATTAGATGCAAATGTTTATGTTGCTAGTTCCAAAGGAAAAGTATTGGGGGTTAGTCTAACAGATGCTTCAGATTGTCCGATTATCGTTGATGAAAAAACAGGAACAAAAAGGTTTCCTGAAGAGTATAATGAACAATTGTTGCAGATTACAGAAACACAATCCAATATCACACAGGATGAACTGTTGAAGGTATTTATCTATGATGTTGAAAGTTACAACAAGCTAGTAACGATTGTGCCTATCAACGGTAGTGGAAAAAGGTTAGGTACAATGGTTTTAGCAAGACATGAGGATCAATTTCAAGATGAAGATTTAGTCATGGTAGAATATAGTGCTACAGTAGTAGGACTAGAAATCCTAAGGGCTAAAACAGAAGAAATAGAAGAAGAAGCTAGAAAAAAAGCTGTAGTGCAAATGGCTATAGATACTTTGTCCTACTCTGAATTAGAAGCTGTAGAACATATTTTCAATGAGCTGGACGGCAATGAAGGTCTTTTGGTAGCCAGTAAGATTGCTGATCGTGTAGGTATTACTCGCTCCGTTATCGTGAATGCCTTAAGAAAGTTTGAGAGTGCAGGGGTGATTGAATCAAGGTCTTTAGGTATGAAGGGAACACATATAAGAATATTAAATGACAGATTGTTAGAAG
- the hslV gene encoding ATP-dependent protease subunit HslV — translation MLKGTTIVAVRKSEEDCAIAGDGQVTLGERTVIKHCAKKVRRIYKDEVLIGFAGSVADAFALAEKFENFLEKHDGNLKRAAVELAQSWRRDKVLTKLEAMLIALNKTTMLVISGSGEVIEPDDNVIAIGSGGSYALAAAIALKKNTDLSSSEIVKKSLEIAADICVFTNNQIIVEAL, via the coding sequence ATGTTAAAGGGTACGACAATCGTGGCGGTAAGAAAAAGTGAGGAAGATTGTGCTATAGCGGGAGATGGGCAGGTTACATTGGGAGAAAGAACAGTGATAAAACACTGTGCTAAAAAAGTGAGGAGAATTTATAAGGATGAAGTGCTTATAGGTTTTGCAGGTTCTGTAGCGGATGCCTTCGCATTGGCAGAAAAATTTGAGAATTTTTTAGAAAAGCATGATGGCAACTTGAAAAGAGCGGCGGTGGAACTGGCACAAAGCTGGCGCCGTGATAAAGTATTAACAAAGCTGGAGGCTATGTTAATTGCACTAAACAAAACGACGATGTTGGTGATCAGTGGATCAGGAGAAGTCATAGAGCCTGATGATAATGTGATTGCCATAGGTTCTGGTGGTTCTTATGCTTTGGCAGCTGCAATTGCATTGAAAAAAAACACAGATTTATCTAGTAGTGAAATCGTAAAGAAGTCGTTAGAAATTGCTGCAGATATATGTGTATTCACAAATAATCAAATTATTGTGGAGGCTCTTTAG
- the topA gene encoding type I DNA topoisomerase, which yields MTKSLVIVESPAKAKTIKKFLGNNYVVKASVGHIIDLPKSKLGIDIENNFDPQYITIRGKGPVLKEIRAEAKKAKKIYLATDPDREGEAISWHLSNALNIQEDIPCRIEFNEITKNAVKNAIKKPRIIDKSLVDAQQARRVLDRLVGYKISPLLWRKMRKGLSAGRVQSVATKIIKDREEEIKSFIPEEYWSLVLKVQTNQKEKFEVKFASDDLGNKDIKSQEEVNRIIQLIEKKDLIVTAVKESSKRRNPNLPFTTSTLQQEASNKLGFSTKKTMSVAQQLYEGIDLEKEGTVGLITYIRTDSTRLSEEAKKSAQQYILDHLGEKYLNEKPKTAAKKNQEIQDAHEAIRPTDVIRQPDHIKPSLSKDQYKLYKLIWERFLASQMAAAIYDTLSIELKVENVIFKATGSRLNFDGFLKIYSFATTSEELNLPLLKVGDLVNVLDILPNQHFTQPPARYTEASLVKTMEELGIGRPSTYSPTISTILSRGYVEKDGKHLILTELGALVTEILEEYFTDIIDINFTADFEKRLDYIEEGKEDWRQLIKNFYVFFEKMLMKAEEDIEEIDLVEESDEDCEVCNAKMLIKYGRYGKFLACSNYPDCTFTKPIVHKIGVKCPKCEDGEIIERKSKKGRIFYGCSEFPKCRFVSWSRPINEKCPDCNSLLTHKVNKKSEKIMCTNKECKYTREVKS from the coding sequence TTGACAAAGTCCTTAGTAATTGTGGAGTCACCTGCAAAAGCAAAAACGATAAAAAAATTTTTAGGAAATAATTATGTGGTCAAAGCTTCTGTTGGACATATTATAGATCTGCCAAAAAGTAAGCTTGGCATTGATATAGAAAACAACTTTGATCCTCAATATATTACAATTAGGGGTAAAGGCCCAGTATTAAAAGAAATTAGGGCAGAGGCAAAAAAAGCTAAAAAAATCTATTTAGCAACAGACCCTGATAGAGAAGGAGAAGCAATTTCTTGGCATTTATCGAATGCTTTAAATATTCAAGAAGATATTCCTTGTAGAATTGAGTTTAATGAAATTACAAAAAATGCAGTAAAAAATGCTATTAAAAAGCCTAGGATCATTGATAAAAGCTTGGTAGATGCTCAGCAGGCTAGAAGAGTGTTAGATCGCCTAGTAGGTTATAAAATTAGCCCTCTTCTTTGGAGAAAAATGCGTAAAGGCCTAAGTGCTGGTAGAGTTCAATCTGTAGCAACAAAGATTATCAAAGATAGAGAAGAAGAGATAAAAAGTTTTATTCCAGAAGAATATTGGAGTTTAGTGCTCAAAGTACAGACAAATCAAAAAGAAAAGTTTGAAGTAAAGTTTGCCAGCGATGATTTGGGGAATAAAGATATTAAGTCACAAGAAGAAGTAAATAGGATCATTCAATTAATAGAGAAGAAAGATCTAATAGTAACAGCTGTTAAGGAAAGCAGTAAAAGAAGAAATCCTAACCTTCCTTTTACTACCAGTACATTGCAGCAGGAAGCTTCTAATAAATTAGGATTCTCTACAAAGAAAACAATGTCTGTTGCGCAGCAGCTGTACGAAGGTATTGATCTTGAAAAGGAAGGAACCGTTGGATTAATTACTTATATTCGTACTGATTCTACTAGATTATCAGAAGAGGCTAAGAAGAGTGCACAGCAATACATCCTGGATCACTTGGGAGAAAAGTACTTAAACGAAAAACCTAAAACAGCTGCTAAAAAAAATCAAGAAATACAAGATGCGCACGAAGCCATCCGGCCTACGGATGTTATTCGGCAACCAGATCACATAAAGCCTTCTTTATCAAAGGATCAATATAAGTTATATAAATTGATTTGGGAGAGATTTTTAGCCAGTCAGATGGCAGCAGCCATTTACGATACTTTAAGTATTGAGCTAAAGGTGGAAAATGTCATCTTTAAAGCCACTGGATCGAGATTAAATTTTGATGGATTTTTAAAAATTTACTCCTTCGCTACCACCTCAGAAGAATTAAATTTACCCCTTTTAAAAGTAGGGGACTTGGTAAATGTTCTTGATATTCTACCCAATCAACATTTTACGCAACCTCCAGCAAGATATACAGAGGCTTCTTTGGTAAAAACGATGGAGGAATTAGGAATTGGGCGCCCTAGTACCTATTCTCCTACCATAAGTACCATTCTTTCTAGGGGTTATGTAGAAAAGGACGGAAAACATTTAATATTAACAGAATTAGGAGCTCTTGTTACTGAAATACTAGAAGAGTATTTTACGGATATTATAGATATCAACTTTACAGCAGATTTTGAAAAAAGGCTGGATTACATTGAAGAAGGAAAAGAAGATTGGCGTCAACTTATAAAAAATTTCTACGTATTTTTCGAAAAAATGTTGATGAAGGCAGAAGAGGACATTGAAGAAATAGATTTGGTAGAAGAAAGTGATGAGGATTGTGAAGTTTGTAATGCAAAGATGCTTATAAAATATGGACGTTATGGAAAATTTTTAGCTTGTTCTAATTATCCAGATTGCACTTTTACCAAACCTATCGTTCATAAAATCGGTGTTAAATGCCCTAAATGTGAAGATGGAGAAATTATAGAGAGAAAGTCGAAAAAGGGAAGAATTTTTTATGGGTGTAGTGAATTTCCAAAATGTAGGTTTGTTTCATGGAGTAGGCCCATCAATGAAAAATGTCCAGACTGCAATAGTTTACTTACACATAAAGTAAACAAAAAAAGCGAAAAAATCATGTGTACCAATAAAGAGTGTAAATATACTAGAGAAGTGAAATCTTAG